A region of the Candidatus Zixiibacteriota bacterium genome:
ACCAACTTTGTTTATAAAAAAGACGCGGCCACATTTACGTTTACCAACGGAAAGATGTTTTTTCTTCGCTATGTCAACGACCGCCCCACCACAGCTATATATATCGGAGATGGCAAAGCCGAGGTAGCAATACCCAGCCACGTAGAAAGACAAACGCTGATTTCCATCACGCGCGACAGCACCGTCGATCAGGCATTTACTTTCTGTTTTATCCGAATGGCCGATGATTTTGATCTTCTCGTCAGGGAGAAGTTCGCCTTGGAGCAGACGGAACTTGATATGCGTAATTTCGGGATTACAAAAAAAGAGCAGGGAGAATTTTTCTTCAAGCCAACTGTCATGCATATCAGCGATAATAACTTTCAACTTCTTCGCTCGGTCTATGAGCGGAAGGCCGATGGCTATTTCTGGATAGACTTCAACCGTTATGTCTATTCGTTTGATCCGAATCGCCCTGAGGAGGTCATTGTAGGATACGAGCGTGAAGGCGGAGATATCTCGGCAACGGACGCCGCAGTGTTTCAGCGCACCGAGAGTAATGTGACCGCCGATTTGGACATGTCTACAATCGATTATCCGCTCTCACTGCTTGACCGCAAAGGGAAATTGCACTTGGGGGGCGCCGAAGGGGATGTCATTGAAGGCGCGGACATATCGCTCGGCATAGTCGTCAATGCCGACAGTGTGCGATTTGCATCGCTGTACCTCCACAGCAGATTGAAACTCGATTCGATTTTTATAGGCAATAAACCGCTCGATTATTACCGGCGCGGGGATTTCAGTTTTGTCGGGCTGATATTTCCTGAGTATTACCATAAAGGAGACTCGTTCGCGCTCCGTTTATTTTATCACGGAAAAGATTACGCGAATCTCTTTCCTTTCCTTACTCAGCCGCAGGCCACACCGCATTCAATTGAGTTTATTGCCCCCAATGGATTTACATATATTGTTCCGGGGATGTCCGAAATAACGCCAAAAAATGATGACAGTGTGCACTTTACCGTTCAACCGGACGAGCCATACCATCTATTGTCATTCCAGAGTTATGCCTCGAATTTTGACACAGTGTCACTGGTGAGCGATATCGGGGTCACAGTCAATTTTTTGAAATCAAAGAGTATTACGAAGAATAAGTTCGAATGCTTCATTCCGCATGAGACATACCAGAGTGTTGTCATGAGCGCATTTAATTTCATGACAAGTAAATTGGGCGCTCCGCCTGCGACCTTCAATCTCTCCGTTTTTCCTGAAGGCGGAATGAGCTTGCCCGGACTTATCGAACTTCCACAAGTCCAGTGTTTCAAAGAGGAAACCGGAGGACTTCATGCCACAGCCGGATTCCAGGCCGCGCGACAGTGGTTCGGCGGACTGGCACGTCCTGCGAGCGACCGTGAGTACTGGCTATTGGATGCCGTTCCTGATTATCTCAGCCTGCTCTATATACAAGATGCGGTCGGGCCGGAGATTTTCTTTGGAGAACTCGGAAGGCGCAGAAATTTCATGCACACCCTTCAGGAACGCAACGACGACCAACCCTTGGCCACAGGGCGGCGTTTGGATGTCACTGCCCGAACAGCAAAGGGAGTCTGGGTGCTACATATGCTTCGCTCGCTCATGTATGACATAGACAAATCGTCGGATCTGACATTTTGGAAATTTGTGCGAGAACTTGCCGTGTTGACCAATAACAAATCATTCACGAATGCTGATGTCGTTAAACTTGCCGAGAAACATTACGGGCAATCGCTTGACTGGTTTTTTAGTCAATGGCTTTTTGGACGTAATCTTCCTGAGTTTAGCGGCGGATATACGTACGAGACACGCGACAATCAGTTTTATGTCACGACCGATGTTAATATAAAAGGTGTTGATCAGGCATTTTCAATGCCGGTACTGATGCGGGTCGCAGACGGAGCCGGGGCGTCGGTTTACTCAAGGCATATATTGAAATCGGGGGCTAACAATTTTGAGCTCGGGCCCTTCAGTTCACAGCCCAAAGAAGTTGTCTTTAACGAGCTTTACAGCGTGCTTTCAAAAGGCGAAGTAAAAAAACAGTAGACACACACATCGATAAAGGAGGCGGGGTATCACATCATGACAACACGATTACACACGGCGCAGAGAATTATATTCGTGCTGGCGCTTTCGGCATTGGCAATTATGGGAAGCCAACGCCTGACACTGGCCGATGAAACAGGCATTGATAACTCAGCAGCGACAGAACAGCCAGTGGCGAAGAAACAGTTTGTTATTTTGATTGCCCCTACTCGGGCAAATTTTCTTGAGACGATGACAAAAGAAGAACAGACAAAAGTCAGCGAGCATTTTTTACGCCTGAAAGGGCTTCACGCTGAGGGGAAAATTATCCTTGCCGGGCCATGCGACGATGCGGCATTTGGCCTTATTGTAGTTGAAACCGAGACCGAAGCCGAGGCTCGTGAAATTGCCCACGGTGATCCTGCCGTTCAGGCCGGCGTGTTTGTTTTAAAAGAGATACACCCGTTTACGGTCGCGTTGCTGAGGAAGTAGGGAGGGAGGCACTATAAATGATATTTGCTGTTGGATTATTATTTCTCAAGCTTTTTAGCGATCCGATTCAGGATACTGTTCAGGGCGACTCTTTGCCCACAACCTGCAAGGAAATAGTCTATACTTCTGAGAATAGTTCGGAGTGTTTAATTTTGTATTTACTAGGTAAGTGTGATACGGTTTTACCGCGTGGCTTTGCAATTGCACGTTACGAGAGTGATACTGTCTGGGAAATTGTATGGTCAAAATTATCGGTGGATCAAAATTTGGTAGAATCTTATTCCATGGATTTTGACTGTGACGGCATTAATGAATTCATCACCTTGTTTACCGATGAATTTTTCGTTTGGGGGTTTGCTCATCGTTTCAGTGCAAGGCAAGGAAAATTGTTTTCAATGCAAAGTCTGGAACTGCCTCTAGTAGGGAAAGCAACTAATGTAAATGACTTTAAATATTCGCGTATTAATCCCAATAATACATTTACTCTGCCTGGAATGAGTGATCTTGGATTTAAGGGACTGACGGTTGTCTACGACGAAGCGGGTGATAGCCTTTCAATTGAGTACGGAGAATACATGGGTTGTAGGCATTAGAAGATTAAGAGAACCGAGATTGCCGCGTCGTGCCGAAGACGGCACTCCTCGCAACGACGTACTGGGAAAGTTAGCTTTGATCCATGTACCGCACAGCTTTCGGCGGGTTCGCGGACG
Encoded here:
- a CDS encoding YciI family protein: MTTRLHTAQRIIFVLALSALAIMGSQRLTLADETGIDNSAATEQPVAKKQFVILIAPTRANFLETMTKEEQTKVSEHFLRLKGLHAEGKIILAGPCDDAAFGLIVVETETEAEAREIAHGDPAVQAGVFVLKEIHPFTVALLRK